One genomic segment of Sanyastnella coralliicola includes these proteins:
- a CDS encoding FG-GAP repeat domain-containing protein, translating into MPSTKLIALFLAFCLPLVASGQFDDEAYIDTNQGYGNNEVIDLDGDGDLDILLSQSRTNTIIWHENLGNGEFSSKQVLVNLETAMDVKAGDMDGDGDFDLIGSAWQGELMYFENLGEIQFAEGVLLHDEQNNYASVRLADLDQDGDLDVIKGAGNWFEGVSWFENSGDGTFSESIPILSGSYNIRDIQVADLDGDSDLDVVFAGYYSHTLGWLENLGGEVFSELQVVSYNESHFYNTVLAEDLNGDGVLELIASTNFSDHIFLFEIQDNDLFDFGSFGYGNGLIATTAFDFDGDNDIDVLASKDDEIVWYENLGGTEFSEEQTFSQTAHGPYDFGHGDFNGDGYDDLLWYGDWANASGWVENLVGVDLGSNHFLYRGTEGPVGTGFGDFDGDGDLDVAAFSSNRRTTWYENLGDEQFSEEIVILDYSELGYVNVESMFSEDFDGDGDPDLVVFGGPETTFTLLENDGNAQFTEIPFGYYIPGVRSSKTIDIDGDGDLDIYGLSTVDNNDLVFYCLNEGNGVFSLETFVNISSSQTKDVIVFDLDNDGDLDIITSNSEEEIILYFENLGDYNFQEAVTILENYPINNIAEGDLDNDGLSDLIIPMTASMQIHWKRNLGNGMFSDLVQIVDILYVQEDADISPTDLDNDGDLDLLMLTEYSSDRGIAWCENIGDGSMIFGSQMSLGNTYEGWMDVEDLDNDGFLDVLFCAKKYDELVWYRNLFGQGCTDNAACNYNELSTEEDGSCCYDTCGCTDEEAENYNPEAICSDGSCSYSIAGSVFFDANSNGYWEDYEIPLANREIVISPQQIIAYTNDEGHYFVDGLNEGQFNVSHVMTDEFPFATTPNPINWNNVNQPWNFSENNGVFGVSDLAPLNDISVYLYPDANTYPCDDWVTHHIVFTNEGNNEISGQISLVFDELFQDYIEVSPLESANDNVLIWTFENLLPGHTESVEVELKTPTVDFIGEVLVSEVSIFGFYFWELVAQGESTLVQELTCAYDPNDKQAFPLGYSEDHLMLNGTELDYLIRFQNTGNAPATDVLVTDTVSEYLDLTSFELIDATHSVMVSIDPDQRVIKFFFENIMLPDSLNDEPNSHGHFLFKIKPLDDLQPGTVIYNEANIFFDNNPPIITNTTWNTIHECGGEAEFSLDSEAYCTGVHIDFEATHPYIEDVSWSLDVVSISTAVSDDFFVSDQGEYELFLVASNPLCEASSSQIIEVENLSDAPPCIGDFDCNGQRSTNDLILFLSGYGCSGDCQFDIDGNGITSVEDLIVFLSVFGIDCFE; encoded by the coding sequence ATGCCTTCAACTAAACTTATCGCACTTTTCTTGGCGTTCTGCCTTCCTTTGGTCGCCTCAGGCCAATTTGACGATGAGGCGTACATCGACACCAACCAAGGATATGGAAATAATGAGGTCATCGATTTAGATGGTGATGGGGACTTAGACATTCTCTTGTCACAGAGTCGGACAAATACCATTATATGGCACGAAAACCTTGGAAATGGTGAGTTCAGCTCAAAACAGGTCTTGGTCAATCTAGAAACCGCCATGGACGTCAAAGCAGGCGACATGGATGGTGATGGTGACTTCGATTTGATCGGATCAGCCTGGCAAGGAGAATTGATGTACTTCGAAAACCTAGGGGAGATCCAGTTCGCTGAAGGGGTGCTTCTTCATGACGAACAGAATAACTACGCCAGTGTTCGCCTTGCAGATCTAGACCAAGATGGTGATTTAGATGTTATCAAAGGAGCTGGAAACTGGTTTGAAGGGGTATCATGGTTCGAGAACTCGGGAGATGGAACTTTCTCAGAAAGCATTCCAATCCTATCAGGGTCATATAACATACGAGACATCCAAGTAGCCGACCTCGATGGTGACTCCGACCTAGATGTGGTATTTGCGGGATACTACTCCCATACATTGGGCTGGCTCGAAAATCTTGGCGGAGAAGTATTTTCTGAGCTACAAGTCGTGTCTTACAATGAATCTCATTTCTACAATACAGTATTAGCTGAAGACCTGAATGGCGATGGAGTGTTAGAACTTATCGCCAGTACAAATTTCTCTGACCACATCTTCTTATTCGAGATTCAAGACAATGACTTGTTCGATTTTGGTTCTTTCGGATATGGCAATGGACTTATTGCAACTACAGCATTTGATTTTGATGGAGACAACGACATTGATGTTCTTGCTTCGAAAGACGATGAAATTGTATGGTACGAGAATCTCGGAGGAACTGAGTTTTCAGAGGAACAGACCTTCTCTCAAACGGCTCATGGTCCTTATGATTTCGGACATGGTGACTTTAACGGAGACGGATACGACGATCTTTTGTGGTACGGGGATTGGGCGAATGCTTCTGGCTGGGTCGAAAACCTAGTTGGCGTGGACTTGGGATCAAACCACTTCCTATACAGAGGTACAGAAGGACCTGTCGGAACCGGGTTTGGGGATTTCGACGGTGATGGTGATCTCGATGTCGCTGCATTTAGCTCCAATCGCAGAACAACGTGGTATGAGAACCTCGGAGACGAACAGTTTTCAGAAGAAATCGTGATCCTGGATTATTCCGAACTCGGTTATGTTAACGTTGAATCTATGTTCTCAGAAGATTTCGACGGAGACGGAGATCCTGACTTGGTTGTTTTTGGTGGACCTGAAACAACCTTTACGCTTCTTGAAAACGACGGGAATGCCCAATTCACAGAAATCCCTTTTGGATACTACATTCCAGGTGTGCGTTCTTCAAAGACGATTGATATCGATGGTGATGGAGATCTCGATATCTATGGTCTTTCTACCGTTGATAACAATGACTTGGTGTTCTATTGTCTCAATGAGGGTAATGGAGTGTTTTCCCTCGAAACCTTCGTGAATATTAGCTCGTCTCAAACGAAGGATGTCATTGTTTTCGATTTGGACAATGATGGTGACCTGGATATCATTACCAGCAATAGCGAAGAAGAGATCATTCTATATTTCGAAAATCTCGGTGATTACAACTTCCAAGAAGCCGTAACCATACTGGAAAACTACCCTATCAATAACATCGCCGAAGGAGACCTCGATAATGATGGTCTTTCAGACTTAATCATTCCGATGACGGCTTCAATGCAAATCCATTGGAAAAGAAATCTAGGGAATGGAATGTTCTCAGATCTAGTTCAAATTGTTGATATCCTCTATGTTCAAGAAGATGCCGATATCAGTCCTACTGATTTAGACAATGACGGGGATCTCGACTTACTCATGCTAACAGAATATTCTTCTGATAGAGGAATTGCTTGGTGCGAAAATATCGGAGATGGTTCCATGATATTCGGTTCCCAAATGTCTCTTGGAAACACTTATGAGGGATGGATGGATGTGGAAGACCTCGACAATGACGGCTTCTTAGATGTGCTTTTCTGCGCAAAGAAATACGACGAGCTCGTTTGGTATCGAAACCTATTTGGACAAGGATGCACCGATAACGCAGCATGTAACTATAATGAACTCTCAACTGAAGAAGACGGGAGCTGTTGTTACGACACTTGTGGATGTACGGACGAAGAAGCAGAAAACTACAATCCTGAAGCCATTTGTTCCGACGGCAGTTGCTCTTATAGCATTGCTGGGTCTGTATTTTTTGATGCGAACTCAAATGGTTATTGGGAAGATTACGAAATCCCTTTGGCGAACCGGGAAATTGTCATCTCGCCTCAACAAATTATAGCCTACACCAACGATGAGGGACATTACTTCGTGGATGGATTGAACGAAGGGCAGTTCAACGTAAGTCACGTAATGACGGACGAATTTCCATTCGCTACTACACCGAATCCTATAAACTGGAACAACGTCAATCAACCTTGGAATTTCTCTGAGAACAACGGTGTATTTGGTGTGAGTGATCTGGCTCCGTTAAATGACATTAGCGTGTACCTCTATCCCGATGCCAACACGTATCCATGTGATGATTGGGTAACGCATCATATAGTATTCACCAATGAAGGAAACAATGAAATCTCCGGGCAAATCTCCTTGGTCTTCGACGAACTCTTTCAAGACTACATTGAAGTCAGTCCGTTAGAATCAGCAAATGACAATGTGCTCATTTGGACTTTCGAAAATCTTCTCCCCGGTCACACGGAATCAGTCGAAGTAGAGCTCAAAACCCCAACGGTTGATTTTATTGGAGAAGTGCTTGTCTCTGAGGTATCCATTTTTGGATTCTATTTCTGGGAATTGGTGGCACAAGGCGAGTCAACCTTAGTCCAAGAACTAACATGCGCTTACGATCCGAATGATAAACAGGCCTTTCCTTTAGGATACAGTGAAGATCACCTCATGCTAAATGGTACAGAATTGGATTATCTCATTCGCTTTCAAAATACAGGAAACGCACCAGCCACAGATGTTCTTGTGACCGACACAGTCAGTGAGTATCTCGACTTAACGTCTTTCGAACTCATTGATGCCACTCATTCAGTAATGGTTTCGATTGATCCTGATCAGCGAGTAATTAAGTTCTTCTTTGAAAACATTATGCTTCCTGATAGCCTGAATGACGAACCAAATAGTCATGGTCATTTCCTGTTCAAAATAAAACCACTTGACGATCTTCAACCGGGTACGGTGATTTACAATGAGGCCAACATATTCTTCGATAACAACCCGCCAATCATCACTAACACCACATGGAATACCATTCACGAATGTGGCGGTGAGGCTGAATTCTCACTTGATAGTGAAGCTTATTGCACTGGGGTGCATATTGATTTCGAAGCGACTCATCCATACATTGAAGATGTGTCTTGGAGTCTCGATGTCGTATCTATTTCGACTGCTGTGAGTGATGACTTTTTCGTATCTGACCAAGGTGAATATGAACTCTTTTTAGTTGCCAGTAACCCTCTCTGTGAGGCCAGTTCCAGTCAGATTATTGAAGTGGAAAATCTGAGTGATGCACCACCATGTATTGGAGACTTTGATTGTAACGGACAGCGAAGCACCAATGACTTGATCTTGTTTCTTTCAGGATATGGTTGCAGTGGAGATTGCCAGTTTGACATTGATGGCAATGGAATCACTTCCGTTGAAGACCTCATTGTGTTCCTTTCGGTTTTTGGCATCGATTGTTTTGAATGA
- a CDS encoding ammonium transporter has translation MGKKINFIALAILVVISIAFGSNYPELTSSIDKGDTAWMLVSSAFVLLMTPGLSFFYGGMVNKKNVLSTMLQSFVALGVISVLWVVVGFSLAFGDSIGGIIGNPLTYLNFKDVGLEPNPDYSGTIPFLLYALFQLKFAIITPALITGSFAGRVRFRSYIFFMVLFSIFIYAPLAHMTWHPEGLFRNWGVLDFAGGTVVHMSAGFAALAGAIYLGKRKEVIEEHANIPYVLFGTGLLWFGWFGFNAGSALGANGDAVIAFANTNIASATAMITWLFYERMLGRKMSTVGACIGAVVGLVAITPAAGFVNISQSMFIGFIAALISNWMIYLKNRSAIDDTLDVFPSHGVGGIVGMILTGVLANEVGLVYGETDTFLYHMIALVITAIFTFGGSWVLFKVVDRSLTMRVREDQEERGLDLSQHGEQVN, from the coding sequence ATGGGCAAGAAGATCAACTTCATTGCACTCGCGATCCTTGTTGTGATCAGCATCGCTTTTGGTTCGAACTATCCTGAACTGACTTCAAGCATTGACAAAGGAGACACGGCTTGGATGCTTGTATCAAGCGCCTTTGTGCTTTTAATGACTCCCGGACTTTCCTTCTTCTATGGAGGAATGGTCAACAAGAAAAATGTACTCTCTACGATGCTCCAAAGCTTTGTGGCTCTTGGGGTCATCTCTGTACTGTGGGTTGTTGTTGGATTCAGTCTCGCCTTCGGCGATAGCATTGGAGGTATTATCGGAAATCCCTTGACCTATTTGAATTTTAAAGACGTCGGACTTGAACCAAATCCTGACTACTCGGGGACGATTCCTTTTCTGCTCTATGCGCTCTTCCAACTCAAATTTGCCATTATCACCCCGGCCTTGATTACCGGGAGCTTCGCTGGACGTGTCCGATTTAGGAGTTACATCTTCTTCATGGTCCTTTTTTCCATCTTCATTTATGCACCGTTGGCCCATATGACCTGGCATCCTGAAGGACTTTTCCGCAATTGGGGGGTGCTTGATTTCGCAGGAGGGACAGTCGTGCATATGTCTGCTGGATTTGCTGCACTAGCAGGAGCGATTTACCTCGGGAAACGCAAAGAAGTGATTGAAGAACATGCGAATATCCCATACGTCTTGTTCGGTACCGGACTATTGTGGTTTGGATGGTTCGGATTCAACGCTGGATCTGCTCTAGGCGCAAATGGTGATGCCGTGATTGCCTTTGCGAATACAAATATTGCATCTGCTACAGCCATGATTACTTGGTTGTTCTATGAACGTATGCTCGGAAGAAAAATGTCGACGGTTGGTGCTTGCATTGGTGCGGTGGTTGGTTTGGTTGCCATCACACCAGCAGCCGGATTCGTGAATATTAGTCAATCGATGTTCATCGGATTCATTGCAGCCCTCATCTCGAACTGGATGATCTATCTCAAAAACCGTTCTGCAATCGATGATACCCTTGATGTCTTCCCTAGCCACGGCGTGGGAGGCATCGTGGGTATGATTCTTACTGGAGTGCTTGCCAACGAAGTTGGACTTGTTTATGGTGAGACTGATACCTTCCTCTACCATATGATTGCTTTGGTCATTACAGCCATTTTCACCTTTGGTGGAAGTTGGGTTCTCTTCAAAGTCGTTGATCGCTCATTGACCATGCGGGTACGAGAAGACCAAGAAGAAAGAGGCCTTGATTTGAGTCAACATGGTGAACAGGTGAATTAG
- a CDS encoding ligand-binding sensor domain-containing protein, which produces MIKSLSLSFLVSFLFFLSCSPPAETTNTEPVQETVETIESVAEQIDEYVVESFEDSKGNLWFGTLSKGAAKYDGESLKYITTKDGLIGNAVIMIHEASDGSLWFITQSGISIFDGTEFRNFNEKDGLNTSSVSQFFIDSKDRIWIGTWQGVCLFDGETCTEFPLPIPDVELLPYQATVNWVTEISEDLEGNIWFGRDGYGACKWDGENFSFITEDDGLYSNNIQVIHQDDKGQFWFGTRRAEMDHPDPSERHGKGGLQVYDGQRMNGFTLPGLQNNDFYSLYEDRDGNYWISALGIGLYKYNGITFDLVEVNDDYGKPVAVQNILHDSHGTYWFGCSGGLYRMDDGVVRNVTVEGPWQID; this is translated from the coding sequence GTGATCAAATCACTCTCACTCTCATTCTTAGTCTCATTCTTATTCTTCCTCTCTTGTTCGCCTCCAGCTGAAACTACCAATACGGAGCCGGTTCAGGAAACGGTAGAGACGATCGAATCGGTTGCCGAGCAGATCGATGAGTACGTCGTTGAATCATTCGAAGACTCAAAAGGGAATCTGTGGTTTGGAACCTTAAGCAAAGGAGCTGCGAAATACGATGGTGAGTCCTTAAAGTACATCACTACAAAAGACGGACTCATCGGAAATGCAGTCATCATGATTCATGAGGCATCAGATGGTTCACTTTGGTTTATTACACAATCAGGAATTTCAATCTTTGACGGAACGGAGTTTAGAAACTTCAATGAGAAAGACGGACTCAACACGAGCAGCGTTTCTCAGTTCTTCATTGATTCAAAAGACAGAATCTGGATCGGGACCTGGCAAGGTGTATGTTTGTTTGACGGCGAAACATGCACTGAATTCCCTTTACCGATTCCTGATGTGGAACTACTGCCATACCAGGCAACTGTAAACTGGGTTACTGAAATCAGCGAAGACCTTGAAGGCAATATCTGGTTTGGAAGAGACGGTTATGGTGCGTGCAAATGGGACGGCGAAAACTTCAGTTTCATTACGGAAGACGACGGACTCTACTCCAACAATATTCAAGTGATTCACCAAGACGATAAAGGTCAATTCTGGTTCGGTACCCGTCGGGCAGAAATGGACCATCCAGATCCTAGTGAACGCCATGGAAAAGGTGGATTGCAGGTATACGACGGTCAACGAATGAACGGGTTCACGCTACCCGGGTTGCAGAACAATGACTTCTATTCGCTCTATGAAGACCGAGATGGCAATTACTGGATTAGTGCCTTAGGGATTGGCTTGTACAAATACAACGGGATCACTTTCGATTTGGTAGAAGTCAATGATGACTACGGGAAACCAGTGGCCGTTCAAAACATTCTTCATGATAGCCACGGCACCTACTGGTTCGGTTGCTCAGGCGGCTTGTACAGAATGGACGACGGAGTTGTGCGCAACGTCACCGTTGAAGGTCCTTGGCAAATCGATTAG
- a CDS encoding DUF4442 domain-containing protein: MYRRSTARVIDVSDDLHEVRVKLKISWKNRNYVNSIFGGSMFSAVDPIPMVQLINILGPDYVVWDKSAEVRFKRPAKEHLYAQFTYTEEEVADIKRQVAAHQEIEIHKLTALTNHQGDTVFCEVNKLIYVADKSFYREKRKRKTEKNHG; the protein is encoded by the coding sequence ATGTATAGAAGATCTACGGCTCGTGTGATTGACGTTTCTGATGATCTGCATGAAGTGCGCGTTAAATTGAAGATCAGCTGGAAGAACCGCAACTACGTGAATTCTATCTTCGGTGGTAGTATGTTCTCAGCGGTTGACCCCATTCCAATGGTTCAACTCATCAACATTCTCGGGCCTGATTATGTGGTTTGGGATAAGTCTGCTGAAGTCAGATTTAAACGACCGGCCAAAGAGCATCTCTACGCGCAATTCACTTACACCGAAGAGGAAGTAGCAGATATCAAGCGGCAAGTAGCCGCGCATCAAGAAATTGAGATTCATAAACTAACGGCCTTAACCAATCACCAAGGCGACACCGTTTTCTGTGAGGTAAATAAGTTGATTTACGTAGCTGATAAATCATTCTATCGCGAAAAGCGCAAACGGAAGACTGAGAAAAATCATGGCTAG
- a CDS encoding tetratricopeptide repeat protein, with translation MRNIFLLVLATLFFACGGTESNDKPSYHPDAMSLQIEAMKVYHRKPDSALAVLDKAIQMDESYYLAYNSKALVYITKQEYDRAIAELYKSLRWNDSQAEVHLQLGVLHDEVGAAEPAQDAYQEALALFDMRIAEGSDFILQDRTNRAVSLIMTGQEEKGVSLLQSLHNENGKDPLLTKIMSEVSDSTPLTKAYLVELLFLDN, from the coding sequence ATGAGAAACATCTTTCTTCTTGTCTTAGCGACTCTATTTTTCGCCTGCGGCGGAACCGAATCCAACGACAAACCATCGTACCACCCTGATGCTATGTCGCTTCAAATTGAGGCCATGAAGGTGTATCACCGTAAGCCCGATAGCGCGCTCGCTGTGCTCGACAAGGCCATCCAAATGGACGAATCTTACTACCTGGCTTATAACTCAAAAGCCTTGGTTTATATAACGAAGCAAGAATATGATCGCGCTATCGCGGAATTGTATAAATCGTTGAGATGGAATGACTCCCAGGCCGAAGTTCACCTTCAACTTGGCGTTCTCCATGACGAAGTAGGTGCCGCAGAACCGGCGCAAGACGCCTATCAAGAAGCACTCGCACTCTTCGACATGCGCATCGCCGAAGGAAGCGACTTCATTCTCCAAGATCGAACCAACCGAGCCGTCTCACTAATCATGACCGGACAAGAAGAAAAAGGAGTCTCCTTACTTCAGAGTCTACATAACGAGAACGGTAAAGACCCCTTACTCACCAAAATCATGAGCGAAGTGTCTGACTCTACTCCACTGACGAAGGCTTACTTAGTGGAGCTGTTGTTCTTAGATAATTAG
- a CDS encoding PEGA domain-containing protein — MHRTARFLYILLVAITLASCSSKTMITSSPSGAKLYVDGNMVGKTPYKHRDAKASFSKTFIRMEMPGYETLNAEIVKDDDVHVGAVIGGFFFLIPWIWALEYDSNYHYELQPVSPDHPEWELQQANRPKSKVERLIELKALLDQGILTQEEFEKEKKKILEEDD; from the coding sequence ATGCACAGAACGGCCCGTTTCCTATATATCCTACTGGTTGCCATCACCTTGGCTTCATGTTCTAGCAAGACAATGATTACCTCTTCTCCGAGTGGAGCGAAGCTCTACGTTGATGGAAACATGGTAGGCAAGACGCCCTACAAACACCGAGACGCCAAGGCTTCCTTCAGCAAGACATTCATTCGAATGGAAATGCCTGGTTATGAGACCTTGAATGCCGAAATTGTCAAAGACGATGACGTGCACGTAGGAGCGGTGATTGGAGGCTTCTTCTTTCTTATCCCTTGGATTTGGGCGCTCGAATATGATAGCAACTATCACTACGAACTTCAGCCGGTGAGTCCTGACCATCCGGAATGGGAGCTGCAGCAGGCGAATCGTCCGAAATCAAAGGTGGAGCGACTCATCGAGTTAAAAGCACTTCTAGACCAAGGAATCCTGACGCAGGAAGAGTTCGAAAAGGAGAAGAAGAAGATTCTCGAAGAAGACGATTAA
- a CDS encoding isoaspartyl peptidase/L-asparaginase family protein, with amino-acid sequence MSNRRSFLKRSGAALAGLSLAPLVKAQPIKKDPVPYKKGLVISTWWHGLAANDEAHKIIANGGTAVDAAEMGVRITEADATGQSVGVGGLPDRDGNVTLDACIMDSKGNAGSVCFLQDILHPVSVARKVMDDTPHVMLAGEGARRFALDNGFEKTNLLTPESEKAWKEWLKEKEYKPIINIENHDTIGLLSMDQAGDIAGACTTSGLAYKMHGRVGDSPIIGAGLFVDNEVGGATATGLGELVLRTLGSFLIVELMRQGASPQEACEEGVRRIAKRNNVKDMQVGYLAVNKAGEVGAYAIHPGFNYALHRDGRNEMIDAKSML; translated from the coding sequence ATGTCGAATAGAAGATCATTCCTGAAACGTTCGGGCGCTGCATTGGCCGGTCTAAGCCTCGCCCCTCTTGTTAAAGCTCAGCCCATTAAGAAAGACCCTGTTCCTTATAAAAAGGGACTGGTTATCAGTACTTGGTGGCATGGATTAGCTGCAAATGATGAGGCACATAAGATCATCGCCAATGGCGGAACCGCGGTAGACGCAGCGGAAATGGGCGTGCGCATTACCGAGGCTGATGCTACCGGACAAAGCGTGGGAGTTGGTGGATTGCCTGATCGCGATGGAAATGTCACCCTTGACGCGTGCATCATGGATTCTAAAGGCAATGCTGGTTCGGTATGCTTTCTTCAAGATATTCTACACCCTGTATCTGTCGCTCGAAAAGTGATGGATGATACGCCACACGTCATGTTAGCCGGCGAAGGCGCACGTCGATTCGCATTGGATAATGGCTTTGAAAAGACCAACCTCCTCACTCCAGAATCTGAAAAGGCATGGAAGGAATGGCTGAAGGAGAAAGAGTACAAGCCTATTATTAACATTGAGAATCACGACACAATCGGTCTTCTTTCAATGGATCAAGCTGGAGACATTGCTGGAGCATGCACCACAAGTGGGTTGGCTTATAAAATGCACGGACGCGTTGGTGATAGTCCTATCATTGGAGCCGGACTATTCGTTGACAATGAAGTAGGTGGTGCTACTGCCACAGGTCTTGGTGAATTGGTGCTTCGCACCTTGGGTTCATTCTTGATTGTTGAATTAATGCGTCAAGGTGCTTCTCCTCAAGAAGCATGTGAAGAGGGTGTTCGTCGCATCGCCAAGCGTAACAATGTGAAGGATATGCAGGTTGGATACCTCGCTGTGAATAAGGCAGGTGAAGTGGGGGCATACGCTATACACCCCGGTTTCAATTACGCGTTACATCGCGATGGACGCAACGAGATGATCGATGCGAAATCTATGCTGTAA
- a CDS encoding geranylgeranylglycerol-phosphate geranylgeranyltransferase, with amino-acid sequence MNSTLGFIKLLRPVNLLIIVFTMYAMRWGVLHAIADHHGLVQGFLLEEWKFGLMVLVMVLLAAAGNMINDYFDLKVDRVNKPEKVIVGRVVKRRVVMAGHHAFNVLATLITVWLAWDQNDWRLILFPVTMAALLWFYSLLFKKQVWIGNFVVSLLVAVVPVWAGFIEVPKLAHAFTLTGGNGNAFSFDSWQWLIGYAGFAFWTTMIREAQKDIEDTEGDKAGGFTTIPIAWGEKGAKRYIIGLFTVLFVAIAITLWAIRGYVPNETSFFIFAAMVVAAIFIPALVSLRFTWIARKKAHYGVASKWSKILMAGGLIIGALMPLWL; translated from the coding sequence ATGAATTCCACCCTGGGTTTCATAAAGCTACTTCGTCCGGTCAATTTGCTCATCATTGTTTTCACGATGTATGCGATGCGCTGGGGCGTACTTCACGCGATTGCTGATCACCATGGATTGGTCCAAGGCTTCCTTCTCGAAGAATGGAAATTTGGCCTGATGGTATTAGTGATGGTGCTGCTCGCGGCTGCGGGAAATATGATCAACGACTATTTCGATTTGAAAGTTGATCGCGTCAATAAGCCAGAGAAAGTCATTGTTGGTCGCGTGGTGAAGCGCCGTGTGGTGATGGCCGGTCATCATGCTTTCAACGTACTCGCCACATTGATTACCGTTTGGTTGGCTTGGGACCAAAACGACTGGCGATTGATTCTTTTTCCAGTGACCATGGCGGCCTTGTTGTGGTTCTATTCCCTCCTCTTCAAAAAGCAGGTTTGGATCGGCAATTTTGTAGTCTCGCTTTTGGTGGCGGTAGTTCCTGTTTGGGCTGGTTTCATTGAAGTTCCGAAGTTGGCGCATGCTTTCACCCTCACGGGTGGGAACGGCAATGCCTTCTCCTTTGACTCATGGCAGTGGTTAATAGGATATGCTGGTTTCGCTTTCTGGACCACTATGATCAGAGAAGCTCAAAAAGACATTGAGGATACAGAAGGAGATAAAGCCGGAGGATTTACGACCATCCCTATCGCTTGGGGCGAAAAAGGTGCTAAGCGATACATCATCGGACTATTTACAGTGCTTTTTGTCGCCATTGCCATTACACTCTGGGCTATTCGAGGCTATGTTCCAAACGAAACAAGCTTCTTCATTTTTGCGGCGATGGTCGTTGCCGCCATCTTTATTCCTGCCCTCGTAAGTCTGCGTTTTACATGGATTGCTCGCAAAAAAGCTCATTATGGCGTAGCAAGTAAATGGTCAAAGATTCTAATGGCCGGTGGATTGATCATTGGAGCATTGATGCCACTCTGGCTTTAA
- a CDS encoding UDP-2,3-diacylglucosamine diphosphatase, which translates to MKRNVDILVLSDLHLGTFGCKARELNRYLSSVEPEMVILNGDIFDMWNFKKRYFPETHMRIVKQIIRFSEKVPVYYITGNHDEALRRYAEFSIGNLHLVNQLELRIEGKKYWFFHGDIFDASMQYAKWLAKLGGWGYDLLIATNNIVNAVLQLFGRPRMSFSKRIKNSVKKAVKYISDFETTAAEIAIENDFDFVVCGHIHQPQRRTIELDGKAVNYMNSGDWIENLSALEFVDGEWNLYAYESEEFAEQEIIDRWSSLLKRVPA; encoded by the coding sequence ATGAAGCGTAATGTGGACATCTTGGTCTTGAGTGACCTACACCTTGGAACATTCGGATGCAAAGCTCGAGAGCTCAATCGCTATCTCAGTTCTGTTGAACCTGAAATGGTGATTCTTAACGGAGACATCTTCGATATGTGGAATTTCAAGAAGCGCTACTTCCCAGAGACCCACATGCGGATCGTGAAGCAGATCATCCGATTTTCAGAAAAGGTTCCGGTATACTACATCACAGGAAACCACGATGAGGCATTACGCAGATATGCTGAATTTTCGATTGGGAATCTCCACCTGGTGAATCAACTTGAATTACGCATCGAAGGCAAGAAGTACTGGTTCTTTCATGGAGATATTTTCGACGCTTCCATGCAGTACGCAAAGTGGCTGGCTAAACTAGGTGGTTGGGGTTACGACCTCTTGATTGCGACAAACAACATAGTCAACGCAGTGCTTCAGCTATTCGGTCGTCCGAGAATGTCGTTTTCTAAACGTATTAAGAACAGTGTGAAGAAAGCGGTCAAATACATCAGCGATTTTGAGACTACTGCAGCTGAGATTGCCATTGAAAATGATTTCGACTTCGTTGTTTGCGGCCACATTCATCAACCGCAACGCCGAACCATTGAACTCGATGGGAAAGCGGTCAACTACATGAACTCAGGAGATTGGATAGAAAACCTCAGTGCGCTAGAATTCGTTGATGGGGAATGGAATCTCTATGCCTACGAGTCGGAAGAGTTTGCCGAGCAAGAGATTATTGATCGTTGGTCGTCGTTATTGAAGCGAGTTCCTGCATAA